The Paraburkholderia largidicola DNA segment AAACGGTTCCTTGCCGAACACGTCGACGGCTTCCGCGACGCTTGCGAAATTGTCGAGCGCATACTGCGCCCACAGGCTGATCGACATCGGCGCGCGCGTGGCGTCGGGCTTGCCGTAGTCGGTCTCCGCGAGATAGAGCGCGTTCGCCACCAGTCCGCGTTCGTTCATCCCGTCCACACTGCCGATCTCATAGCCCGACACGATCACGCTGCCGTACTTCGCTTTCCAGCGCGGCGAACGCGGCCCTGCGCGCCCATCGCGCTCGATACCCGCGGGAAACACCCACAGGTTCGACATCATGTCTTCGGACCAGTCCATCGAGCGGCCCGTAATGACGAGATTGCCGTCGCCGACATAGAGCGCGCGGGTGCACGCATCGGCCGCCAGCGCGATGAAAAGCGCGGCGATGGCCGCGAGCATCAGGGAGAACTTCGCAAACGGTTTACGCATCAGCTGTCCTTTAGGCCCACGCCGGGCCGCTCATCGTGCCAATACGACTGCCAGGTTGACGGAGAGACAGCAACATTCTGTACTGTGTATGACGAAAGCGCACGCATCAGGCAGGCTGGCGCCGCGTTTTGCGCATTGATGCGAAAATCATGCTTTCCTGAAGCCAACACGAGTGCAACCGATGTTCGAAGCCACCATCAATACCGAGCTGCCCAAGGCCGAGTTCTATCAGGAGCTGGCGTCTCAGGCGCGCTCGCTGCTCGAAGGCGAATCGAACCAGATCGCCAATGCGGCCAATCTGTCGGCGCTGATCTTTCACAGCCTGCCGGAACTGAACTGGGCGGGTTTCTATTTCGCGCTCGACGGCGAGCTGGTCGTCGGCCCGTTTCAGGGCAAGCCCGCCTGCGTGCGCATTCCGATGGGCCGCGGCGTATGCGGCCGCGCAGCCGAAACGCGTGAGACGCAGGTCGTGCCGGATGTCGACGCGTTTCCGGGGCATATCGCTTGCGATTCGGCATCGCGCTCGGAGATCGTGATCCCGCTGCAAAAGGCGAACGGCGAACTGGTCGGTGTGCTCGATATCGACAGCCCCGTGCTCGCGCGCTTCGACGACGAAGACCGTCGCGGGCTCGAAGAAGTCGCGCAGATCTTCGTCGCATCGCTGCACTGAAAAGCTGAACACCTGGCGGGTTTCGCCTCCCGCCATCGCGAAGCGTTTGCACTAAGATCGCGATCACATCGTTTCGTCCGGGTGATACGCGGTGGACCTCAACGACGTCCGCATCTTCGTCAACGTCGTCCAGACTGGCAGTCTCCTGAACGCGGCCAGCCGGATGGGCATGCCGCTCGCCACCATCAGCCGGCGCATTCGTGCGCTGGAAAAAGAGCTGAACGTGCAACTGCTGGAGCGCTCGGCACGCGGCACCCGGCTCACCGACGCCGGCGCGCGGCTCTACCAGCACGCGAGTCTCGGCGTCGAGATTCTGAAAGACGGCGAGGAAGCCGTCGTCTCCGATCAGGCCATGCTCAAAGGTCGGTTGCGCCTGTCGCTGCCGCCCGCGTTCGATATCTGGTGGGATCTCCTGCACGACTTTCAGCGCCGCTATCCCGACATTCGCGTGCATGTGTACACGACCGAGCGGCGCGTCGATCTGATCGAGGAAGGCATCGACGTGGCGTTGCGCGTCGGCGCGATCGCGCATGAGGCGATGGTTGCACGGCGCATGCTGTCGTATCGTCACGTGCTGGTGGCGAGCCCGCAACTGATCGCGCGCTTCGGCATGCCGCGCGAACCGTCCGCCCTCGCCCGTCTGCCCTGCGCGCTCTGGAACCGCGCGCCCAACGACGCCAACATATGGCACCTTGGCAAGACCACGGTGGAACCGCACATTTTGCTGACGACCAACGACTACGCGCAACTTCGATATCGCGCGCTGAACGGCGAGTTCGTCACCGAGCTTCCGCCCTTTCTCGCCGCCGAGCCGATCCGGCAAGGACGGCTCGTCCCACTGCTGCCATCGCACCCGTTGCCGGATCAGCAGGTCAATCTGCTGTATCCGTCGCACCGGCATCCTTCCGCGATCGTGCGGACCTATCTCGAGTTCTGTCAGTCGCGCATTGCGTGGTTCGTGGATGAGTGCGCGATCGAATGGAAACCTTCCACACAAGAAGCATCTGCGTCCGATTCTGTCGCGCAGTCGAAATAAAAAGCCCCGAAGGCCGTTCGACCTTCGGGGCGGGTTCAGCGCGAGCGGCAACAGCCGTCAGGTGCTAGTCAAAACGCGTCTCACAGCGCGCGATTGGGCGTCGCGCTCGCCTTGCTCGCCGATTCGAGCGCAGCCGCGACGCCTTGTCCATACGCGGGATCGGCCTTCGTGCAGTGCTCGATGTGCAGCTTCCGGATCGGCTCCGACACGCCCGCCAACGCGCGCGCCGTGTTGTCGAACAGCGTCTGCTTCTGCTCCGGCGACATCAGGCGGAACAGATTGCCCGGCTGCGAGAAGTAGTCGTCGTCGGTGCGGTGGTTCCAGTGATCGGCGGCGCCTTCGATCGACAGCGGCGGCTCGCTGAAGTCCGGCTGATCGAGCCATTCGCCGCGCGTATTCGGGTTGTACGGCGTCGCGCCGCCCATGTTGCCGTCGACGCGCATCGAGCCGTCGCGGTGATAGCTATGCACGGGGCACCTCGGCGCATTCACGGGAATCAGGCTGTGATTCACGCCAAGGCGATAACGCTGCGCGTCGCCGTACGAGAACAGGCGGCCTTGCAGCATCTTGTCCGGCGAGAAGCTGATGCCCGGCACCACGTTGGCGGGATTGAACGCGGACTGCTCGACATCGGCGAAATGGTTGTCCGCGTTGCGGTTCAATTCCATCACGCCGACTTCGATCAGCGGGTAATCCTTCTTCGGCCAGATCTTGGTCAGATCGAACGGGTTGTACGAAGTCTTCGATGCGTCCTTCTCCGGCATCACCTGCACGTACATCGTCCACTTCGGGAATTCGTTGCCTTCGATCGATTCGTACAGGTCGCGATGCGAGCTCTCGCGGTCCGCGCCGACCAGCGCCGTCGCTTCCGCATCCGACAGGTTCTGGATTCCCTGCTGCGTATGCAGATGGAACTTCACCCAGAAGCGTTCCTTGTCGGCGTTGATGAAGCTGAACGTATGGCTGCCGAAACCGTGCATATGACGGAACGACTTCGGAATGCCGCGATCGCTCATCACGATCGTCACCTGATGCAGTGCTTCGGGCAATTGCGTCCAGAAGTCCCAGTTGCTTTCGGCGCTGCGCAGGCCCGAGCGCGGGTCGCGCTTGATCGCGTGGTTGAGGTCGGGGAATTTCAGCGGATCGCGCAGGAAGAACACGGGCGTGTTGTTGCCAACGAGATCCCAGTTGCCTTCGTCCGTATAGAACTTCACGGCGAAGCCGCGGATGTCGCGCTCGGCATCGGCTGCGCCGCGTTCGCCTGCTACCGTCGAGAAGCGCGCGAACAGTTCCGTCTTCTTGCCGATCTGCGAAAAGATCTTGGCGCGCGTGTACTTCGAGATGTCATGCGTGACCGTGAACGTGCCGAACGCACCCGAGCCTTTCGCATGCATGCGGCGCTCGGGAATCACTTCGCGGTCGAAGTGCGCGAGCTTCTCGAGGAACCACACGTCCTGCAGCAACGCAGGGCCGCGCGGCCCCGCCGTCTGGATGTTCTGATTGTCTACAACGGGTGCGCCAAAAGCAGTCGTCAGTTTGTTCACGTCTAGCCCTCCAACACTGATAGGAAGCTCCGGGGACGCGCCACCGGATCGTACTGTGGGATTTCCAGCGACGGCGGTCGCCATGGCAGATCGGCAACCGCAGTCTCTGAAGGCGAAATCGGGGACGGTCATGCCGTCGTCATGTCAGTCTGCGCAGTGCTCACAACGCGCGGACCAGTTACTGCCGAGC contains these protein-coding regions:
- a CDS encoding GAF domain-containing protein, whose translation is MFEATINTELPKAEFYQELASQARSLLEGESNQIANAANLSALIFHSLPELNWAGFYFALDGELVVGPFQGKPACVRIPMGRGVCGRAAETRETQVVPDVDAFPGHIACDSASRSEIVIPLQKANGELVGVLDIDSPVLARFDDEDRRGLEEVAQIFVASLH
- a CDS encoding LysR family transcriptional regulator yields the protein MDLNDVRIFVNVVQTGSLLNAASRMGMPLATISRRIRALEKELNVQLLERSARGTRLTDAGARLYQHASLGVEILKDGEEAVVSDQAMLKGRLRLSLPPAFDIWWDLLHDFQRRYPDIRVHVYTTERRVDLIEEGIDVALRVGAIAHEAMVARRMLSYRHVLVASPQLIARFGMPREPSALARLPCALWNRAPNDANIWHLGKTTVEPHILLTTNDYAQLRYRALNGEFVTELPPFLAAEPIRQGRLVPLLPSHPLPDQQVNLLYPSHRHPSAIVRTYLEFCQSRIAWFVDECAIEWKPSTQEASASDSVAQSK
- a CDS encoding catalase, with amino-acid sequence MNKLTTAFGAPVVDNQNIQTAGPRGPALLQDVWFLEKLAHFDREVIPERRMHAKGSGAFGTFTVTHDISKYTRAKIFSQIGKKTELFARFSTVAGERGAADAERDIRGFAVKFYTDEGNWDLVGNNTPVFFLRDPLKFPDLNHAIKRDPRSGLRSAESNWDFWTQLPEALHQVTIVMSDRGIPKSFRHMHGFGSHTFSFINADKERFWVKFHLHTQQGIQNLSDAEATALVGADRESSHRDLYESIEGNEFPKWTMYVQVMPEKDASKTSYNPFDLTKIWPKKDYPLIEVGVMELNRNADNHFADVEQSAFNPANVVPGISFSPDKMLQGRLFSYGDAQRYRLGVNHSLIPVNAPRCPVHSYHRDGSMRVDGNMGGATPYNPNTRGEWLDQPDFSEPPLSIEGAADHWNHRTDDDYFSQPGNLFRLMSPEQKQTLFDNTARALAGVSEPIRKLHIEHCTKADPAYGQGVAAALESASKASATPNRAL